The Sporomusaceae bacterium region AAAGGTCGTTCTTTAAAAGCTCCATCCGCAGCGTGTTGATCCCCTGGCTGAGCGCGAACACGCCCCGGCCCGTCGTATCGCATGAGTGCTGCAGCTTCTCGGCCCCCGCCGAAACCGTGCCCACCTCGGCGGCGATCTCCTGCGCGGCCGCCGTCTGCTCCTCGCTGTTCGCGGCTATCTGGACGATCTCCCCGTTGATGGCGACGATCGCCTCTTGCATGCCGCGGATAGCGCCCAGCGCGCCGTCCACCAGCTCCTTGCCGCTCTGTAGCCGGCGGGCGGTCGCCGCCACGTTCGCCACCGACCCCTGGGTATGTGCCTGCAGATCGCCGATGCTCCCCTGAATCTCCGTCACCGAAGCCTTGGTATGCTCCGCCAGCTTGCGGACCTCGTCCGCCACCACCGCGAAGCCCCGGCCCTGCTCGCCGGCCCTGGCCGCCTCGATCGCCGCGTTCAGCGCCAGCAGGTTGGTCTGGTCGGCGATCTCCCTTATAATATCCACGATCGCGCCGATCTTCTTCGTGCTTTCGAGCACTTCCTGCATCTGCCCGTTCACGGCGTCCATCGCCGCGAACGACTCCTCCACGAACGAAAACGCCTTGGCGATCGTCTCCGTACTCTGACCGGCCTCTGTCGCCGCCTTGTCGGCGTGGCTGGCCGCGCCCTGGGCGCGGTTCGCCACATCGTCCACCGACGCCGCCATCTCCTCGCTGCCGGCCGCGATCGAATGCATCGCCTGGCTTTGCTTACCGACCTCGTCCAACATCTGCTTCACGAAATCCATCCTGGTTACCTCAGCCAGCAGGTCGTTCACCCCGGCCACCGTCCGCCGTTTATCCCCGCACACGGTATCCAGCATCGCGTTCCACTCGCCGGCGATTTCTCCGCACCCCGGCGTATTCCCGTCCAGATACGCGTCTTTCCCGGCGCGTACGCTCCTGATGGCGTCAATCAGCGACTGTCGGCAAATATGGGCCTCACTGTGGACGGAGCTTTCTCTCTTGGTAACATCGTTTCTTTTTCCTAGCCCAAACAACGGTTATACCCCCCACAAATAAATATAGTGAGGTGTCAATTCGGTGCAATATACCCTAATCCTTCATTTTTTGCCAATAAACAAAAAAATGCCACGATATCGCTAAATTTCGACCTAAATAACGCGATTTGCGTTGTTAATAGTTGCCTATTGGGCAGTGGTGTTAGCGACCTTCACCTGAAAAGTCCCCTGGGTATCGAACCCGGCATAGATAACATTATCGGCGTCCGTTATCCCCCGCAGCGCCAGCTCGTTCAGCAGCCACTCCCGCGATACCCCCGCGCGGGGCAGGTTATCGGCCACGATCTCGCCGTCCACGATCAGCTCGACCGGCAGGCGGGCGTCGTCCTGGCGGATGTTCAGGTCCTGCCCCGTGGCCGGGCGGTACGCCGCCTTCTGCAGCACGCTCAGATGCCCCGACGTCTCCAGGATGGCGAACTGCACCTCGCCGACATCGAAAATGCCCTGCTCGCGCAGCTGGCCCATCAGCTCGTCGACATCGAACCGCAAATCCTTCAGCTTATCCTTCAATATCCGGCCATCCTCGATCACGATCGTCGGCGAGCCCTCGATCAGTTTGCGCAGCGGCCTGTTGATCAGCGTCGCCCGGGCGGCGATAAGGGTAAGACTGCAAAACAGGAGAAGATCGAAATAGTGGTTCCAGACCTCCTCAGGCTTGGAAGCCACGATGTTCGCGCCGATAGAGCCGATCGTGATGCCGCATATGTACTCGTATAAAGTCAGCTGCCCCACCTGCGTTTTGCCGAGAATCTTCGCCAGAACCAGCATCGTCAGGAAAACAAGCGACGTCTGCCAGATATCGCGGAGAAATTCATTCATGTCCAAAGTGCCTCACTCCTGTTCGCGTGTAATGTCCTTACTAGTATGCTATACGGTCAGCCCGGCTAAACCTCGCCCGGCCGCGCGCCAAAAGACCGCCGGAAGCCCGGCGGCCTTTTGCGCTGGTGTTATTACCTCTTCGGCAGATCCATACAGCCGTCGTCGCAGCGGATGATCGGCGAATCGTGGCAGCCGCCCAGTGCGCCGCCGATCATCTCCAGAATATGCAGGAAATGCTCCGCCTCGCGGCGGACATGGTCGGCCAGCAGGGGAGGGATGAGCGACAGCAGGCTGCACTGCTCGATCAGCTCCTGCGCCATCGCCTTGAAATCGCGCAGCTCGACCGCCGCGTCCGTCACCGTCTTCTCGAACCGTGTGAAATCGTTATTTGGCCTCATATGCCACAGCATGCTCTCGAAATCGCGGGCGTGCAGGTTGAGGCCGTCCCACTTGTCGCTCAGCGCCTGCACCTGCTCGAAAGCCTCGCGCTCCGACGGATCGAGGAGGCCGCGGATGAACTTGAGGTGATCGGCCATGATGCGGATCCAGAACACATTCTCGCTCACGATCGCGTCCACCGGATACTGCATCTCCCCATCGCAGACCTTCTGCAGCAGCTTATAGAAATACAGCGCCTCGCGCGAGATATGGTCGATCAGCAGCGGGTAATTAGCCCCGCCGCGGATCTTGCACTCCACCAGCAGGCACAGCAGATGGCGTTTAAAGGCGAAGAAATTCTTAACCGCCACCATCACTTCCTCGACGAACGCCCGGAAAGCCTCGCTGCAGTTCACCTGGCAGGCCTTCTGCTCAAGCCTCTGGAACAAATCGTAGAAACACTGCGCCTCCTTGCGCAGTTCCGTCTGGTCGCAGGGCAGCCCCAGTCTGATGAACAGCGCATGCTCCTTCATTATCCGCAGCCAGAAGCACACCTGGTGCATATCGAGCGCCGGGAACGGCCGGACCTCCTTGCAGATAATCTCCATACGATAAATCATCCTCCCCGCAGTTATATTTTATGTTATATTTTATGTCAAATAAGTGCCGGGTGTTCTCCCTTTCCGCTCCGCAGAGTAGCCTATCGTCTTAGCCGCGTGTATAATTATAAATGACACCCGCCGTTCTCCGGGACGGCTCAAGATGTGAGGGATGAGCGATGGACGCCAAAGAACGGCGCACCCGATTGATCGACAAACTCCAAAAGACCGGCGCCCCGGTCACAGGCGCAGCCCTGGCGCAGGAACTCGGCGTAAGCCGGCAGGTAATCGTCGGCGACATCGCCATACTAAGGGCCGCCGGCGAGGAAATATACGCCACCCCCCAGGGCTACCTGCTACCGCCCGCCCGCCTGCCGTCCGCCAAAACGGCCAAAATAGCCTGCCATCACGGCTGGGACAAACTTGCCGACGAACTGGCGATCATCATCGACAACGGCGGTAAAGTCCTCGACGTCATCGTCGAGCACCCGATATACGGCGAACTGAAAGCCAACCTCATGCTCGCCTCGCGCCACGACCTGGCCGAATTCCTCCACAACCTGAAGAACAGCGGCGCCGAGCCACTGTCGGCCATAACCGGCGGCGTGCACCTGCATACCGTCGAAGCGCCGTCGCCGCAAGCGCTCGCCCGCATCGAACGCGAACTGGAGCGGGAGAACATCCTCTACAAATAAAATCTGCCAAACATGCCGATTCCGCTTGTCAGCCATACCGCCTAGGCCGTATAATAACCATAAGTGACAAGACAACTGTAATGTCACATTGGCCGCTGCCCCAGCGGGGCACGGCGGTTGCCGGGAGGTAAAGACATGGACAAGCTTGCCAGAGAGATACAAAAACTCAAACACGACCGCCACGCGCTCATCCTGGCGCATAACTACCAGCTCGACGAAGTGCAGGCGGTGGCCGACCATGTCGGCGACTCGTTCCATCTGAGCAAAATCGCCGCCCAAACCGACTGCGCCGCCATCGTTTTCGCCGGCGTCCGCTTCATGGCCGAGACGGCCAAAATCCTCGCGC contains the following coding sequences:
- a CDS encoding DUF421 domain-containing protein, which codes for MNEFLRDIWQTSLVFLTMLVLAKILGKTQVGQLTLYEYICGITIGSIGANIVASKPEEVWNHYFDLLLFCSLTLIAARATLINRPLRKLIEGSPTIVIEDGRILKDKLKDLRFDVDELMGQLREQGIFDVGEVQFAILETSGHLSVLQKAAYRPATGQDLNIRQDDARLPVELIVDGEIVADNLPRAGVSREWLLNELALRGITDADNVIYAGFDTQGTFQVKVANTTAQ
- a CDS encoding methyl-accepting chemotaxis protein, with translation MFGLGKRNDVTKRESSVHSEAHICRQSLIDAIRSVRAGKDAYLDGNTPGCGEIAGEWNAMLDTVCGDKRRTVAGVNDLLAEVTRMDFVKQMLDEVGKQSQAMHSIAAGSEEMAASVDDVANRAQGAASHADKAATEAGQSTETIAKAFSFVEESFAAMDAVNGQMQEVLESTKKIGAIVDIIREIADQTNLLALNAAIEAARAGEQGRGFAVVADEVRKLAEHTKASVTEIQGSIGDLQAHTQGSVANVAATARRLQSGKELVDGALGAIRGMQEAIVAINGEIVQIAANSEEQTAAAQEIAAEVGTVSAGAEKLQHSCDTTGRGVFALSQGINTLRMELLKNDLCLGVEELLDICIADHLLWRWRVYNMLLGYEKIDVNTVGTHHDCRLGKWYYAEGLQAFGGDDVFTGMEQPHAELHRFARDAAAAYGKNDMKTAQDMLARMDVCSGQVVEALNALKRRAGTQGCRA
- a CDS encoding transcription repressor NadR encodes the protein MDAKERRTRLIDKLQKTGAPVTGAALAQELGVSRQVIVGDIAILRAAGEEIYATPQGYLLPPARLPSAKTAKIACHHGWDKLADELAIIIDNGGKVLDVIVEHPIYGELKANLMLASRHDLAEFLHNLKNSGAEPLSAITGGVHLHTVEAPSPQALARIERELERENILYK
- a CDS encoding DUF2935 domain-containing protein gives rise to the protein MEIICKEVRPFPALDMHQVCFWLRIMKEHALFIRLGLPCDQTELRKEAQCFYDLFQRLEQKACQVNCSEAFRAFVEEVMVAVKNFFAFKRHLLCLLVECKIRGGANYPLLIDHISREALYFYKLLQKVCDGEMQYPVDAIVSENVFWIRIMADHLKFIRGLLDPSEREAFEQVQALSDKWDGLNLHARDFESMLWHMRPNNDFTRFEKTVTDAAVELRDFKAMAQELIEQCSLLSLIPPLLADHVRREAEHFLHILEMIGGALGGCHDSPIIRCDDGCMDLPKR